One genomic window of Halobellus limi includes the following:
- a CDS encoding DoxX family protein — protein sequence MSTQETTLRSTVAGFTAEGKLHTLSVWFILALRLMIGLAFFQSGFDKVLSGSFSAAGYLQNAPPSNGSPVAGLFVAMGETPWFVDFVNIAVPWGELLIGLGVIFGALTRLAAFWGAFMMLMFYLGNWEISHGYINGDFAYMLVFLSVAAFGAGRILGLDSYIEQYDVGGEPLIQRYPWMRYFLG from the coding sequence TACGGTCGCCGGCTTCACGGCGGAGGGGAAACTGCACACGCTGAGCGTCTGGTTCATCCTCGCGCTCAGGCTGATGATCGGGTTGGCGTTCTTCCAGAGCGGCTTCGATAAGGTGCTGTCGGGGAGTTTCAGCGCCGCGGGCTACCTGCAGAACGCGCCGCCGTCGAACGGCAGTCCGGTCGCCGGGCTGTTCGTCGCGATGGGGGAGACGCCGTGGTTCGTCGACTTCGTCAACATCGCCGTCCCGTGGGGCGAGCTGCTGATCGGACTCGGCGTCATCTTCGGGGCCCTGACGCGGCTCGCGGCCTTCTGGGGCGCGTTCATGATGCTCATGTTCTACCTCGGGAACTGGGAGATCTCACACGGCTACATCAACGGCGACTTCGCGTACATGCTCGTGTTCCTCTCGGTGGCCGCCTTCGGCGCCGGGCGGATCCTGGGACTCGACAGCTACATCGAGCAGTACGACGTCGGCGGCGAACCCCTCATCCAGCGGTATCCGTGGATGCGCTACTTCCTCGGCTGA
- a CDS encoding ZIP family metal transporter, whose protein sequence is MTRGVSRIGAFATLVLVALSALALVAETTGGGKLVGISWVAFLAMALAAPLGARTGDESAGALVWGYGLAAGAMVTSAAVFLVPQAIGQHPQWGGFGVAFGLLAGFASHSIGHRLSHMDLPMDRTIAELTAHAFSAGAIIGIIYGNMPELGLLLGLAIVSHKGPAGYAAARRLANAGRDASVLLLPATGVGIAGIASSMIALPATGTVRGLVFGFAAGVFLHVAMDFLPRCEIGSEIHDLLSVSGDAHALLDRLRLHAVASTSIGGLVVLVAWLAIA, encoded by the coding sequence ATGACGCGTGGGGTCTCCCGGATCGGTGCGTTCGCGACGCTCGTCCTCGTCGCGCTGTCGGCGCTCGCGCTCGTCGCCGAGACGACCGGTGGCGGCAAGCTCGTCGGCATCTCGTGGGTCGCGTTCCTCGCGATGGCGTTGGCCGCCCCGCTGGGCGCGCGGACCGGCGACGAGAGCGCCGGCGCGCTGGTGTGGGGCTACGGCCTCGCCGCCGGCGCGATGGTGACGAGCGCCGCCGTCTTTCTGGTGCCGCAGGCGATCGGCCAGCACCCGCAGTGGGGCGGGTTCGGCGTCGCCTTCGGCCTGCTGGCCGGGTTCGCGTCACACTCGATCGGACACCGGCTCTCGCATATGGACCTCCCGATGGACCGAACCATCGCCGAGTTGACCGCCCACGCCTTCTCCGCGGGCGCGATCATCGGTATCATCTACGGCAACATGCCCGAACTCGGCCTGCTCTTGGGACTCGCGATCGTCTCGCACAAGGGCCCCGCGGGCTACGCGGCCGCGCGGCGCCTCGCGAACGCCGGCCGCGACGCCTCCGTGCTCCTGCTCCCGGCGACGGGCGTCGGAATCGCCGGTATCGCCTCCTCGATGATCGCGCTCCCGGCGACGGGGACGGTCCGGGGACTGGTCTTCGGCTTCGCGGCCGGCGTCTTCCTCCACGTCGCGATGGACTTTCTTCCCCGGTGTGAGATCGGCAGCGAGATCCACGACCTGCTCTCCGTCTCCGGCGACGCGCACGCGCTCTTGGACCGGCTGCGCCTCCACGCCGTCGCCTCGACGTCGATCGGCGGCCTCGTCGTGCTGGTCGCGTGGCTCGCGATCGCGTGA
- a CDS encoding SDR family oxidoreductase, giving the protein MELTNATVVVTGASRGIGRALLDAFAAEGAAVVGCARSEEALAEAVAAARDAHPADDGEVHVKGVRADVRDASDVERVVDAAAAAGEGDGVDVLVANAGVKHGPSGAMPIQEEPYDRFDETLETNLRGVFTTVREALDRMPESGRILVPSGSIAVDAEAGMGAYAVSKAAAEALVRQLAVDAAQTAAVVDPGLVNTDLSDGDGRDPNEVAGMFVWAAGEADPDSIDGERIDLRAWMRATRSR; this is encoded by the coding sequence ATGGAACTCACGAACGCGACAGTAGTGGTAACGGGCGCGAGCCGCGGGATCGGGCGGGCGCTCCTCGACGCGTTCGCCGCCGAGGGCGCAGCGGTCGTCGGCTGTGCCCGGTCCGAGGAGGCGCTGGCCGAGGCCGTTGCGGCCGCCCGGGACGCACATCCCGCCGACGACGGCGAGGTCCACGTCAAGGGCGTTCGCGCCGACGTCCGAGACGCCTCCGACGTCGAACGCGTCGTCGACGCGGCGGCCGCGGCGGGCGAGGGCGACGGCGTCGACGTCCTCGTCGCCAACGCGGGAGTCAAACACGGGCCGTCGGGAGCGATGCCGATTCAGGAGGAGCCGTACGACCGGTTCGACGAAACCCTCGAGACGAACCTCCGAGGGGTCTTCACCACCGTTAGAGAGGCTCTCGATCGGATGCCCGAGTCGGGGCGAATCCTCGTCCCGTCCGGATCGATCGCGGTCGACGCCGAGGCGGGGATGGGCGCGTACGCCGTCTCGAAGGCGGCCGCCGAGGCGCTGGTCCGCCAACTCGCCGTCGACGCCGCACAGACCGCGGCGGTCGTCGATCCGGGGCTCGTGAACACCGACCTGAGCGACGGCGACGGTCGAGACCCGAACGAGGTGGCCGGGATGTTCGTCTGGGCGGCCGGGGAGGCGGATCCGGATTCGATCGACGGCGAGCGGATCGATCTCCGGGCGTGGATGCGGGCGACCCGGTCGCGGTAG
- a CDS encoding phytoene desaturase family protein translates to MDSLSDLDSLDGADVVVVGGGFGGLSTACYLAGAGADVTLLEKNEQLGGRASRLEVDGFRFDMGPSWYLMPDVFERFFGHFDHEPSEYYDLTRLDPHYRIFFKDGDRVDMVPDLGRNREVFESYEPGAGERFDEYLEKSKVNYEVGMEHFVYEDRTSISDFLDWNVAKNARGLSLVGSMQRHVEKYFDHPKLQQIMQYTLVFLGGAPTNTPALYNLMSHVDFNMGVYYPENGLGGVVDGIVELGEELGVDFRTDAPVTEIEGREGAFVTRTEGAGEFYSDYVVSDADYRHTEMELLDEKKRQYDADYWESRTYAPSAFLLYLGVEGDVDPLEHHTLVLPTDWDEHFERIFDDPAWPEDPAYYLCVPSETDDDVAPDGHSNLFALVPIAAGLEDTPELRSEFRDLVLDDIEENTGVDLRDRIVVEESFCVNDFAERYNSTKGTALGLAHTLRQTALFRPPHRSEAVEGLYFTGSFTTPGIGVPMCLISGQLTAEAMAERTA, encoded by the coding sequence ATGGACTCCCTCTCGGATCTCGACTCGCTCGACGGCGCGGACGTCGTCGTCGTCGGTGGCGGGTTCGGCGGCCTCTCGACCGCCTGTTATCTGGCCGGCGCGGGCGCGGACGTGACGCTCCTCGAGAAGAACGAGCAACTCGGCGGCCGCGCGAGCCGGCTGGAGGTCGACGGCTTCCGCTTCGACATGGGGCCGTCGTGGTATCTGATGCCCGACGTCTTCGAGCGCTTCTTCGGTCACTTCGATCACGAGCCCTCGGAGTACTACGACCTCACGCGACTGGACCCGCACTACCGCATCTTCTTCAAGGACGGCGACCGCGTGGACATGGTTCCGGACCTCGGCCGGAACCGCGAGGTGTTCGAGTCCTACGAGCCCGGTGCGGGCGAGCGCTTCGACGAGTATCTCGAGAAGTCGAAGGTCAACTACGAGGTCGGGATGGAGCACTTCGTCTACGAGGACCGCACCTCGATCTCGGACTTCCTCGACTGGAACGTCGCGAAGAACGCCCGCGGACTCTCGCTCGTCGGATCGATGCAGCGCCACGTCGAGAAGTACTTCGACCACCCGAAGCTCCAGCAGATAATGCAGTACACGCTGGTGTTCCTCGGCGGCGCGCCGACGAACACGCCCGCGCTGTACAACCTGATGAGCCACGTCGACTTCAATATGGGCGTGTACTACCCCGAGAACGGCCTCGGCGGCGTCGTCGACGGCATCGTCGAACTCGGCGAGGAACTCGGCGTCGACTTCCGGACGGACGCGCCCGTCACCGAGATCGAGGGCCGCGAGGGGGCGTTCGTCACGCGGACCGAGGGGGCGGGGGAGTTCTACTCCGACTACGTCGTCAGCGACGCCGACTACCGACACACCGAGATGGAACTCTTAGATGAGAAGAAGCGGCAGTACGACGCCGACTACTGGGAGTCGAGGACCTACGCCCCCTCGGCGTTCCTGCTGTATCTCGGCGTCGAGGGCGACGTCGACCCGCTGGAACACCACACGCTCGTGCTCCCGACCGACTGGGACGAACACTTCGAGCGGATCTTCGACGACCCGGCGTGGCCCGAGGACCCGGCGTACTACCTCTGTGTGCCCTCCGAGACCGACGACGACGTCGCGCCCGACGGCCACTCGAACCTCTTCGCGCTCGTGCCCATCGCGGCCGGGTTGGAAGACACGCCGGAACTCCGCTCGGAGTTCCGCGATCTCGTCCTCGACGACATCGAAGAGAACACCGGCGTCGACCTCCGGGATCGGATCGTCGTCGAGGAGTCCTTCTGCGTGAACGACTTCGCAGAGCGGTACAACAGCACGAAGGGCACCGCGCTCGGTCTCGCACACACGCTCAGACAGACCGCGCTGTTCAGGCCGCCTCACAGGTCCGAAGCGGTCGAGGGGCTGTACTTCACCGGGTCGTTCACGACGCCCGGTATCGGCGTCCCGATGTGTCTCATCAGCGGCCAACTCACGGCCGAGGCGATGGCCGAACGGACGGCGTGA
- a CDS encoding prenyltransferase, producing the protein MAHRSGRTGGALGRVRYLLTLSRPRFWLYLAGPVAVGVTFAAETTGDLFTPVTLGLFAYFLLPANVFLYGVNDVFDVDVDAANPKKEDREARWRGDSAVAAVIAAATFLGAGTFALAPPVAWPYLAGFFVLGFQYSAPPLRFKTTPLLDSVSNGLYILPGAVGYAAVAGAHPPLAALAGAWLWTMGMHTFSAIPDIEPDRAAGIRTTATFLGERRTFLYCLACWLAAAAVFALVDVRIGLLLVAYPALVFAIYRSDVDVDRAYWWYPILNTAVGTLLTLGALWRLLYA; encoded by the coding sequence ATGGCACACCGATCCGGACGGACGGGCGGGGCACTCGGACGGGTCCGATACCTCCTGACGCTGTCGCGCCCGCGGTTCTGGCTCTACCTGGCCGGCCCCGTCGCCGTCGGCGTCACGTTCGCCGCTGAGACGACGGGAGACCTGTTCACGCCGGTCACGCTCGGGCTCTTCGCGTACTTCCTGCTCCCGGCGAACGTCTTCCTCTACGGCGTCAACGACGTCTTCGACGTCGACGTCGACGCGGCGAACCCGAAAAAGGAAGACAGAGAGGCGCGCTGGCGGGGCGATTCGGCGGTCGCCGCGGTGATCGCAGCCGCGACGTTCCTCGGCGCCGGCACCTTCGCGCTCGCGCCACCGGTGGCGTGGCCGTACCTCGCGGGCTTTTTCGTCCTCGGCTTCCAGTACTCGGCACCCCCGCTGCGGTTCAAGACCACTCCCCTGCTCGACTCCGTCTCGAACGGCCTGTACATCCTCCCCGGCGCCGTCGGCTACGCCGCCGTCGCGGGCGCACATCCCCCGCTCGCGGCCCTCGCGGGCGCGTGGCTCTGGACGATGGGGATGCACACGTTCTCTGCGATCCCCGACATCGAACCCGACAGGGCGGCCGGCATCCGCACGACGGCGACGTTCCTCGGCGAACGGCGGACGTTCCTGTACTGTCTCGCCTGCTGGCTCGCCGCCGCCGCCGTCTTCGCGCTCGTCGACGTCCGGATCGGGCTCCTGCTCGTCGCCTATCCCGCGCTCGTCTTCGCGATCTACCGCTCGGACGTCGACGTCGACCGCGCCTACTGGTGGTACCCGATCCTCAACACCGCCGTCGGGACGCTCCTGACGCTCGGGGCGCTCTGGAGGCTCCTGTATGCGTGA
- the cruF gene encoding bisanhydrobacterioruberin hydratase yields the protein MRDAGDAPGQGALTDGIPRTRAEWERRLERLVRENRFTISVFFPLNGIVLLLASAEGVLPAPLAFNGLLILLGTLVMRSPLVVGVLPVTDRRAAVGVGALTLYAYGIEFLGVHTGVPYGEFFYGVDLGPIVAGVPLGLPVFFIPLVMNAYLLCLLLLGERAARTGVRLLAVIATVLTMDVVLDPGAVALGFWVYPGGGAFYGVPLSNYAGWVLSATVAVLALDWGYDRRALLARLDDCEFLLDDLVSFVILWGGVNAWFGNWIPVAFAALFGIGLLRTDRFDAPLGAVSRLRTRDWTSKR from the coding sequence ATGCGTGACGCCGGCGACGCCCCGGGGCAGGGCGCTCTCACCGACGGGATCCCCCGAACGCGCGCGGAGTGGGAACGGCGCCTCGAACGGCTGGTGCGCGAGAACCGCTTTACGATCTCGGTGTTCTTCCCGCTGAACGGCATCGTCCTGCTGCTGGCGAGCGCCGAGGGCGTCCTCCCCGCGCCGCTGGCGTTCAACGGCCTGTTGATCCTGTTGGGCACGCTCGTGATGCGCTCGCCGCTCGTCGTCGGCGTCCTCCCGGTCACGGACCGGCGCGCGGCCGTCGGGGTCGGGGCTCTGACCCTGTACGCCTACGGGATCGAGTTCCTGGGCGTCCACACGGGCGTCCCCTACGGCGAGTTCTTCTACGGCGTTGACCTCGGACCGATCGTCGCCGGGGTCCCGCTCGGCCTCCCCGTCTTCTTCATCCCGCTGGTGATGAACGCCTACCTCCTCTGTCTGCTCCTCCTGGGCGAACGCGCCGCACGGACCGGCGTCCGCCTCCTCGCGGTGATCGCGACGGTCCTGACGATGGACGTCGTCCTCGATCCCGGCGCCGTCGCGCTCGGCTTCTGGGTGTATCCCGGCGGCGGCGCGTTCTACGGCGTCCCGCTCTCGAACTACGCCGGGTGGGTCCTCTCGGCCACGGTCGCCGTGCTCGCCCTCGACTGGGGGTACGACCGCCGCGCGCTCCTCGCGCGGCTCGACGACTGCGAGTTCCTGCTCGACGACCTCGTCTCCTTCGTCATCCTCTGGGGCGGCGTCAACGCGTGGTTCGGAAACTGGATCCCCGTCGCGTTCGCGGCGCTGTTCGGGATCGGGCTCCTGCGAACCGATCGGTTCGACGCCCCGCTCGGTGCGGTCTCGCGGCTCCGGACGCGCGACTGGACGTCGAAGCGCTGA
- a CDS encoding phytoene/squalene synthase family protein: MVQQEQIRQSKAIQRQTGKTFHLATRVLPERVRHPTYVLYAFFRVADEVVDAAETAPPEEQRRRLEELRRQALGREETDDPVLDAFAELRDRYDIPDADVEVFIDAMLSDIETDRYETYADLEAYMDGSAAAVGRMMTEIMETPQAEEALPHATALGEAFQLSNFLRDVREDVVERDRIYLPQETLERHGVTEEQVLNFEYDANFRAAMREELERAESLYREGVEGIRYLPEDCQFAVLLAAVLYADHHREIRRRDCDVLSTTPSLSTSRKLFLLAKTRLYWAFERDPVAVFRRVSVVPYPDEDDSARDPGHSGPATGRTWWPWPSGGVGRRLSGWLRSFTRSE; the protein is encoded by the coding sequence ATGGTTCAACAGGAACAGATCCGACAGAGCAAGGCGATCCAGCGACAGACGGGGAAGACCTTCCACCTCGCGACGCGCGTGCTCCCCGAACGCGTTCGACACCCGACGTACGTGCTGTACGCGTTCTTCCGCGTCGCGGACGAGGTGGTCGACGCCGCCGAGACGGCCCCGCCCGAGGAACAGCGGCGGCGGCTCGAAGAGCTGCGCCGGCAGGCGCTCGGTCGCGAGGAGACCGACGACCCCGTGCTCGACGCCTTCGCGGAGTTACGGGACCGGTACGACATCCCCGACGCGGACGTCGAGGTGTTCATCGACGCGATGCTCTCGGACATCGAGACGGACCGCTACGAGACGTACGCCGACCTGGAGGCGTACATGGACGGGTCGGCGGCCGCGGTCGGCCGGATGATGACCGAAATCATGGAGACTCCGCAGGCCGAGGAGGCCCTCCCGCACGCGACGGCGCTCGGCGAGGCGTTCCAGCTTTCGAACTTCCTCCGGGACGTCCGCGAGGACGTCGTCGAGCGCGATCGGATCTACCTCCCGCAGGAGACGCTCGAGAGACACGGCGTCACCGAGGAACAGGTCCTGAACTTCGAGTACGACGCGAACTTCCGCGCGGCGATGCGCGAGGAGCTGGAGCGAGCGGAGTCGCTCTATCGGGAGGGCGTCGAGGGGATCCGGTATCTCCCCGAGGACTGTCAGTTCGCCGTCCTGCTGGCGGCCGTCCTCTATGCGGACCACCACCGCGAGATCCGTCGGCGCGACTGCGACGTCCTCTCGACGACGCCGTCGCTGTCGACGTCGCGGAAGCTGTTCTTGCTCGCGAAGACCCGCCTGTACTGGGCGTTCGAGCGCGACCCGGTCGCCGTGTTCCGTCGGGTCAGCGTCGTGCCGTACCCCGACGAGGACGATTCCGCGCGAGACCCCGGACACTCCGGCCCCGCGACGGGTCGAACGTGGTGGCCCTGGCCCTCCGGAGGGGTCGGTCGACGCCTCTCGGGCTGGCTCCGGAGTTTCACGCGGAGCGAGTAG
- a CDS encoding HVO_2523 family zinc finger protein, whose protein sequence is MSDANEAEDRDESGTVETPPGRPCPLCERPMARRHCKYVCPEHGVVYDCSDTFW, encoded by the coding sequence GTGAGCGACGCGAACGAGGCCGAAGACCGTGACGAATCGGGGACCGTCGAGACCCCGCCCGGTCGCCCGTGCCCGCTCTGCGAGCGGCCGATGGCTCGCCGCCACTGCAAGTACGTCTGTCCGGAACACGGCGTGGTCTACGACTGCAGCGACACGTTCTGGTAA